One Candidatus Tanganyikabacteria bacterium genomic region harbors:
- a CDS encoding 30S ribosomal protein S21, with the protein MAEVRVSEGESIESALKRFKKKIQKAGILSEIKRRERYEKPSVRKKRKSEAARKRRS; encoded by the coding sequence TTGGCAGAAGTCCGCGTAAGCGAGGGCGAGAGCATCGAGTCCGCGCTCAAGCGCTTCAAGAAGAAGATCCAGAAGGCTGGCATCCTCTCCGAGATCAAGCGGCGGGAACGCTACGAGAAGCCCAGCGTCCGCAAGAAGCGCAAGTCGGAGGCCGCGCGCAAGCGCCGGTCCTAG
- a CDS encoding zf-HC2 domain-containing protein produces MNCQQAEPLLGSYLEGQAELGDRAWSAVSDHVQGCRACSDHLDDLRWVIAQVKAQPRVKAPADLAAKLHLRLAMEPPPRTASLWERVRASLNFPSLGIGAAVAAALMFVVLRGPQPQLGIQVSAVPIDQDVAVQIAFDVGEDVSDVTFDVQLQDGLKFIDAKGQPTTTQNVTWKGSLKRGTTVVPVTVRGIRPGRWEILATVRKDQLARRTQIIIPVTGPDGKQSYMIRSEG; encoded by the coding sequence ATGAACTGCCAACAAGCTGAGCCGCTGCTCGGGTCGTACCTGGAGGGCCAGGCCGAACTGGGCGACCGCGCCTGGAGCGCCGTGTCGGACCACGTCCAGGGTTGCCGCGCGTGCTCGGACCACCTCGACGACCTCCGCTGGGTCATCGCGCAGGTGAAGGCCCAGCCGCGCGTGAAGGCGCCGGCCGACCTGGCGGCCAAGCTGCACCTGCGGCTCGCCATGGAGCCGCCGCCCAGGACCGCGAGCCTGTGGGAACGCGTGCGGGCGAGCCTCAACTTCCCGTCCCTGGGCATCGGCGCTGCCGTCGCGGCGGCCCTCATGTTCGTGGTGCTCCGGGGCCCGCAGCCGCAGCTGGGCATCCAGGTCTCGGCCGTGCCGATCGATCAGGACGTGGCGGTGCAGATCGCCTTCGACGTGGGCGAGGACGTCTCCGACGTCACGTTCGACGTCCAGCTCCAGGACGGCCTCAAGTTCATAGACGCCAAGGGACAGCCCACGACGACCCAGAACGTCACGTGGAAGGGCTCGCTCAAGCGGGGCACCACCGTCGTCCCCGTCACCGTCAGGGGCATAAGGCCCGGCCGCTGGGAGATCCTGGCGACCGTGCGGAAGGATCAACTCGCCAGGCGCACGCAGATCATCATCCCGGTCACCGGCCCGGATGGTAAGCAAAGCTACATGATCAGGTCAGAGGGGTAA
- a CDS encoding histidine triad nucleotide-binding protein: protein MSEDCLFCKISAGTIPAKIAYQDEHCVAFHDINPQAPVHVLVIPRKHVPSVADIPDDLCAPLLSAADKVARDLGVGESYRLVTNKGADAGQSVFHLHWHVLGGRRLGWPPG, encoded by the coding sequence ATGTCCGAAGACTGCCTTTTTTGCAAGATTTCCGCCGGCACCATCCCGGCCAAGATCGCCTACCAGGACGAGCACTGCGTGGCCTTCCACGACATCAACCCGCAGGCCCCGGTCCACGTCCTGGTGATCCCGCGCAAGCACGTCCCGTCGGTGGCCGACATCCCCGACGACCTTTGCGCTCCGCTGCTAAGCGCCGCCGACAAGGTGGCCCGCGACCTGGGAGTAGGCGAGAGCTACCGCCTGGTGACCAACAAGGGCGCCGATGCCGGCCAGTCGGTCTTCCACCTCCACTGGCATGTCCTGGGCGGACGCCGGCTCGGGTGGCCTCCTGGCTAG
- a CDS encoding sigma-70 family RNA polymerase sigma factor: MASSPEQRELIRRAQAGDKSAYEALVGPYLDRFYGLAYQLMRNQDDASDVVQEALIKAYRSIGSFRGEADFLTWVTRILRNTVLDELKRAVRRHEEAVETLPESLDRSLENKAEQKELKEIVHTAIDQLSPKLKEPLVMYDIEGYAYEEISQILGLNIGTVKSRLNRARESLRQKLVSQRNRLTGWIRVSDELPTS; this comes from the coding sequence AGCTGATCCGCCGAGCCCAAGCCGGTGACAAGTCCGCCTACGAAGCCCTCGTAGGTCCGTACTTGGACCGGTTTTACGGGCTGGCGTACCAGCTCATGCGGAACCAAGACGATGCCTCCGACGTCGTCCAAGAGGCACTCATCAAGGCGTACAGATCGATCGGCAGCTTCCGAGGGGAGGCGGATTTCCTCACGTGGGTCACGCGAATCCTTCGCAACACCGTGCTCGACGAGCTCAAGCGAGCCGTTCGTCGGCACGAGGAGGCCGTGGAGACCCTGCCCGAGTCCCTGGATCGCTCCCTCGAGAACAAGGCGGAGCAGAAGGAACTCAAGGAAATAGTCCACACGGCCATCGACCAGCTCTCTCCCAAGCTCAAGGAGCCGCTGGTGATGTACGACATCGAGGGCTACGCGTACGAGGAAATCAGCCAGATCCTCGGCTTGAATATCGGGACGGTGAAATCGCGGCTCAACCGGGCGCGCGAGAGTCTGCGGCAAAAGCTCGTCAGCCAGCGCAATCGCCTGACGGGCTGGATAAGGGTGTCCGATGAACTGCCAACAAGCTGA